From Strigops habroptila isolate Jane chromosome 16, bStrHab1.2.pri, whole genome shotgun sequence:
CCAGGCTGGGGTGAGTTGGCACCAGGGACTCACCAGGCTCTGGCTCGGTGGCTCTCTGACCCCCCTGCTGTGCCTCAGGGATCTGGGGACCTCCCCAGTTGTCCTCCCACACTGGAAGCACTTGCTCCTGAGTGCAAACCACGGCTGCTGCCGGAGCATGGCCCTAGTTTCCAGGAGCATCCCGCTGGAATTGTTTTACAAGCAGAAACATTACGATGCTGCTGGCAATGTTTTAACTGCCAGGAAGGGCGAGTCGGAGGTGGCCCTGCTGGCGGTTATGGGCGGGGAAGGAAGCATGGCCATGGGCTGATAAGAGGTTGAAACACCAGAGCCACGTGTGGCGCGGGCCGGCCCCGGTGGCATGGCTGCGGTTCTACCCTCGCTGTCCCACATCCCCAGGAGCCCTGCGTGGCCGCGCTGGCGCGGGTGGAGCGGACGGACTTCCTCTCCCCGGTGTGCATCGGCGAGGTGGCCAATGTCAGCGCCGAGATCACCTACACCTCCCGGCACTCGGTGGAGGTCCAGGTCAACGTCatgtctgaaaacattttaacaggTGAGTGGCTGCCAGTGGCTCTGTACCAAAGCTCCAGGTTCTGGTGATGAGCCCGGAGCTCGCGGTGCTGACCCCGTCATCCAGCAGCGTTGGGCAGAGGGAGATGATGTGTCTTTATTGAGAGGGCTGTGAGTGGcgcagggaaggggcagccagGCAGGTCCCTGGGGACTGCGGCTCCATTGATGGCTTTTAGGGAAGAACAATGAatctgctgctggctcctccTGCCTAATTTGCTGCTTGTGGCGGCCTTTGGTCTGAAAAAGgcccttttcctgctgttgctgtggcAACCGGCTCAAATTGCCAGGACGCCTTCCCAAAAGTGCATTGTCACATCCGCTCCGAGCCAAAGCCCGGCAGGGCAGGGGCCTGCCCGGTGCCAGCGGCATCGCCACGGTACAGGTATggccagccctgtgctgtggcagCGCCGGTGGCAGGATAAGCACTGCTGGTGTTGGCACAGTCACCCTCTGCCACTTCTCCTCCAGGGGCAAAGAAGGTGACAAACAAAGCGACGCTGTGGTACGTGCCGCTGTCCCTGAAGAATGTGAACAAGGTCGTTGAGGTTCCCCCCATCCAGGTAGGACAGCTCGTGTTGGTCACCGAAAACCAGAGCTAACCTGGCCCCATCGGCACCCCCGGTAGTGCTCGTGGCTTTTCTGACCGCAGTATGTGAGCTCTTACcagcttttccttccagtatgcgagaaaggagcaggaggaggaggggaagaagcgTTATGAGGAGCAAAAGCTGGATCGGctggaaacaaagcagagaaatggagaTGTGATCTTCCCCATCATCAACCCAGGTACCATGGGTGGCGTGTGGCCTGTGCAAACAGTGCTGGTAGGATGAGCTGGTCCCCGAGGCAAGTCCAGCCATCCCCAGGCACGTGTGGCTGCAAGTGTGCTCCGAAACAGCGCATCAGGGATGGGAGTTTGGTGGAGGGGGAGCTGGGTGGGCACCCGTGATCCCGCTGGGCTGGTGGGTGGGATGTCCTCTTCCGAAACATGGATCCTTGGGCAGACATGGAGAGGTGGCGTGTGGGGATCATCGGTGGGGGTGATGCGGGATGAAAGTTGCTCaaatgctttttcccctctgttccCCCTGCTCACAGACAGGCAGACGAAAGGTAAGGCTCTGCGGGCGCTGCTTGTTTTCCTGCGCTAAGCACCTTCAGCATCTCTCGCTAGACAGAAAATGCAGCCACCAAGAGCAGTTTTCCCCTGCTGGCAGTCAGTGTGATCTCTGTCGGATAGATTTAGTGGCAAGTCAGATGTCACCCGtgtgtgccagggctgggggggctATGCCAAGGGGAAAGCGTGGCTCTTTGGAGATGCCACTAAGCAGCAGGTTTGGGGAGATTCAGCTGGTGGCCTGAGGAGGGACAGTGTACAGCCATGGGCTCTTAGAAAgctttgaaagaagaaacaagctgAGCTGCAATAAAATTGGTGGCTGGGCAGCAGAGGGAGGTGGCAGCCCATCAGGTGGTGCGTAGCCTCTGCTCTTGGGACTTCTCAGGGCCCATTAAAACGCTGGTTTGAACATGCTTCAGCTTTGCATAACCCAGCTTCACATCTTCTTCCTTCAGATGGTTTAAGATAGGGGCATACGGGTGCTGACCAAGCAGCTCTGacctctgctttgctctctttCCCCAACCAGAGCCACACACCGTTGGCTACAGCCAGTCCAGCCTGATCCATCTGGTGGGACCATCCGACTGCACGCTGCTGGGCTTCGTGCATGGAGGTGAGTGAGCGCTGCCCCCTCCAACAGCTGGCTGGGCTTCTCACCAGCGCAGAAGCACGGTCTGAGAGTGGCTTGTTTTGTCTCGGTGTTTCCAGGAGGCAGAAAGGCACTTCCACCATCTGTAAGGTTCAGCTTTGCTTCAGCTGAGACAAAAGCTTCATctttttcagtgcttaaaaaGGGCTGTGAAAACTGACACACTCAAACTGTAAATCCTTCAGTTTTGTCATCATCTCTTAAGTTACAAATCTTGGATTATAAACACCCATGCACAGTGACTGCAATTTGCTGGAGCAATTTCCTCTTGGCTGGCAGTCCTCATGGCTTGGGCAGGGTGTGTGGTGTGAGCCAGGGAGAGGCGCGTTTGCCAGGGGCTGGGACGATGCTGGATGCTGCTCTTCATCTAACTGTGTCCTttaagaagcaaacaaacaatgTGCCTCAGAGGCTTTTCCAAGCAGGAGGTTTGTGTGACTGCTCTTACCTTGGAAAGATGAGGTTTGCtcaaagaaatgtgaaagaGCCAGAGGTGACGTAAATCTGAAGCCCAAGTCTGTGAGGCATCACCCTGATGGCACTCTTGTGGTGGGACTGGGGGTTTCCTGCAGCTGGGATTCGGCCTCTGGCCCAACTCCTCAGTATAGCTGTGGTTGTACAAAGGCCTTACTGATCTATCTGTGGTTTTCCTCAAATCCTATCGGCTTCCCTGAGTCAGGACCCCTCTGTTCCCCTCCTAGGTGTCACCATGAAGCTCATGGATGAGGTTGCTGGGATTGTGGCCGCCCGCCACTGCAAGACCAACATTGTCACCGCCTCGGTGGATGCCATCAACTTCCACGAGAAGATCAAAAAAGGTAGGGGGGTGGTGATGGGGAGTGGTGATGGGCACTTTGCTCTCCTGCAGTGCCACGTCCTGGCTCCCCTGGGTGCTCACTCAGGACATGCTGGCAGAGAAATATAGTCCCTGTTAGATTTGTCCTTGTGCTGAGAAGCTCTGCTTAAAATAAGGCTTAAGCATAAAGCACACAGGACCCCTTTCTCCCTTgccctgggcaggagcagggcccgccTGCCTAACCATCCCCTCTGTGCTTCGCAGGCAGCGTCATCACCATTTCGGGGCGCATGACCTTCACAAGCAATAAATCCATGGAAATCGAAGTCTTTGTGGATGCCGACCCGTTCGTGGACGAGGCTCGGGAGCGGTACCGTGCCGTCAGCGCCTTCTTCACCTACGTCTCCCTGAGCAAGGAGGGGAAGCCCCTGCCCGTCCCGCAGCTGCTGGTAAGAGCTCTCGCCACCAGGCTGCGAGCCAGCGGGGCcggccctgctcctgctgctccagggcagAGTCCAGCCAGTTCTGCCCGACAAATCCTCTTCCCTTGAATTactcagcagaaaaatatgtgTGAAAGAGCCTTCCCAGGCCTCAGGGTTggttgggtttgcttttgttatttttacacCCATTTCCTATGAAACTTGACAATGTGGGGACTGgggatttcttcctttcccatggGTGAGGACAGGCACCATGCAGGCTCTGTAGCTTCCCCTGCCATGCACTGGAGGGGACCCTGCACAGTAAGGGGGTTCCTCTCCCCATGGTGTCCCCGCTCCAGCCTATTTTTAGCTCTCCTGATCCCAGCACAGCTTTGACATGGTGCTGGGGGCTGTTCCTTCGTTAATATTTGATCCCATGCAggtctcctcctgctctgtgtaGGAGTGCATTAACTGTCACAACACGTATTGTGCAGAGCATGGGTTTTCCTTTACATTTCCTCTGCGTGGGATTGCTGCATGGCCGCGAGGCAGCTCACGCTGGTGCCTTTGCTCTCTTTCTATCACTGTCAGACGGAGACGGAGGATGAGAAGCGGCGCTTCgaggaagggaagggcaggTACCTGCAGACCAAGGCCAAGCGGCAGGcgcagctgcagcaggctgcCCTGCAGTGACCCATCCCGCCCCGCGCTCCACAGCCTTCGCCCCACCAAGGTTCCTGTTAGTGTCGTGTCCGCGCCGGGCCTCGCGCCCTTTGCCTGCCGCCGGAGCCGCCGCGGCCGTGCCGCTGCTTCGCCGCTCATCGGTTTAGCGCCGTAGACCTTGTGCTTTAGGTGGCTTCAGCGTGCCCCGGGAGCCTTTCCCATCGCTCGCCATTCACCTCTGGAGCTGTTTCCACTGTTTAATCCCGCCAGAGAAGGTCCCTTTTCCCCATGCTGGAGCGAGACGGAGGCGCGTGGTGGCACAAGGGATGCGCGAGGCCCCGAGTCTGTGTGGTGCTGTGTTAAACTTGCCGGTACATCCTGAACCAAAGCTTATTACGTACGATACTTGGGACGAGGAACGCGCCCCGGGGTCGTATGGAATGTCTGGGACCGTTTCGTTGACATCTCTAGGTAGTTTCTCTGTGCACATCTAAGTTATTTAAGGAATCCTGTGGCATAAATAAAGTCTGTTGTTGCTGACTGGAATAAAATGGGTTGTTCCTTTGCGTGTTTTTGGGTCGAGCAGCAGCAATTTGGTGCGGGAGTTTTATTCCAAACCATTGTGCTGCTTCCCCCAGGGTCCCTATGCTGGTTCTGGAGGAACCAGGAGGAAATCTGCCTGTTTTGATGGGAATCACAGAACAGATACCGCAGCCTCGCAACTGCACGGTGATGCTCGGTGCTCAATGATACTCGGAGTCCGGTGATGTTCGGAGCTCAATGGTGCTCGGAGCCTGGTGATGCTCAGAGCTCAATGATGCTCGGAGCCCGGTGATGCTCAGAGCTCGATGATGCTCAGAGCTCGATGATGTTCGGGGCCCGGTGATGCTCGGAGCCCGGTGATGCACGGAGCCCGGTGATGCTCGGAGCTCGATGATGCTCGGAGCTCAATGATGCTCGGAGCCCGGTGATGCTCTGGGGGCCGGCGCTCGGGTCCGGCGGCGGGCAGGGGAGCACGGCGGGGCCAGCACCGTTCCTCTGTGCTGGTACCGCAGCGAGCCCGGGGCGGGCAGCCCGTGCTCGGCGTTGACCGACGGCCAAACCCAACCGCATCCACGCCCCCCGCACGCCCCGCTCCGGTCCCCGGTGCCTCCCGCGGCCACTGCCCCTGCGCGGGGCGGAGCTCCGTTTCCCGGGCGacgcggggcggggcgggcgccgCCAtgatggcggcggcggcggggtgGCGGGGCCGGCTGGGCCGGGAGGGCCGCGCCAGCCTGGCCGCGTTCCTGCTGGGCGCGTCGGTGTCGGCGCTGCCCGCGGCGCTGGGCTCCCCCGCCGCGCTGCTGGGCTCGCCGGGTCTGCGCGGCCGCATGGCCATCGCGCTGCACGCCGCGGGCGTTAACGccgcgctgctgctgctctacCCGCGGCCGCTCTACAAGGTGCGGGGGGGACCGGCACCGGGGACTCGGGGCGGGGGGCGGTCGGGATGCACCGGGGATAAGCCGCGGCGGGGCTTTGCCTCCgtctctttctcccttcccgTCTACCTTCGCCCGCAGATCGCCGTCCGGGCCTGCTTCCTGGGCTTCGCCTTCGGCTGCGGGCTGCTGCTCAGCGCCGGCCGCTCCGCCTGGCGGCACTTCGGATGGTAAGCGGAGGGCAAAGCgccggcggggcccggcgcggcggctGCGGGGCCCGGCACAGCGCTCCCTCCTTGCTCGCCGCAGGTACATGTGCTCCCTGTCCCTGTTCCACTACTCCGAGTACCTGGTGACGGCCATCAACAACCCGCGCAGCCTCTCGCTGGACTCCTTCCTGCTCAACCACAGCTTCGAGTACAACCTGGCCGCCCTCTCCTCCTGGGTGGAGTTCACGCTGGAGAAGATCCTATTCCCAGGTTGGTCACTGTTTCCTTCCGTGCCAACCATCCTCTGCCTTGCCTGATAGCAGCGTAACCCCCCTTAGCTGAGCCATGCtgacagcagggcagggatTTGCCGCAGCCTTGATCTCTCTGTGCTCAAAGCAGGTTTCAGTCCTGGGGGCAAAGGGAGAACCCCCCTTGCTCTCACATGTAAGGCTGTCTTTGCTATGTAGAGGGTCTTCCACTCTTTTCCACCTGCACACCTCAAGCTGCTTTGGTGGTACAAAGAACGATGCTTCAGTTGTATCTGGTGTCGTCTTTTGACCTGGAATAGATTCAGGTCAGCAAAACCTGTTGCTGTTGGGCCAATCTGTGGTGCTTCCTTTTGTTTGGGAAGGGGAAGAtgttctccttccctgcttcaTAACAGCAGTGTGCGCTTCAGAGCTCCCCATGTCCAGCCTAAGAACATCAGCTTGACTCCACACTGTAGAGCCGGGCTGCCCTTAGGATGTACAAACGCTGTGTTGGGGTGAATCTGTGTCAGAAGCTTCTACTTTTATGTGTTTTAGTGTTGGGACAGCAGCACACGGAACACTGGCTGTGTTTTACCCATTATCATGCTTTGGGATTTGGGGAAAAGCCCACCCAACCCTGTGCATCATGACCACAACCAGTGCTGCCCCGTTGTGACCTGTCCTTGTTGCCTTGCAGAGCTGAAGCAGATCACCTGGCTGAGCACTGTGGGGCTGCTGATGGTGATCTTTGGGGACTGCCTGAGGAAAGCTGCCATGCTCACGGCCGGCTCCAACTTCAACCACATTGTGCAGAACGAGAAGTCGGATACTCATACTCTGGTGACCAGCGGGGTCTACGGGTGGTTCCGGCACCCGTCGTATGTGGGATGGTTTTACTGGAGTATTGGAACACAGGTACTATATATAATGTGCTCAGATACTTTCATCTTATAACCTGGGTTTGTCTTCTTAATGCTGCCCCATACCCTTAATGGGATGCAAACTGCTCGTGGTCAGCAGCAGGGGTGATGTGTCTCACACCAGCACATAGCAGTGATATTTGGGAAGACTCCATCACCTTAATTTGTGGAATAAGCAGGAGTGGTAAGGCCAGGGTTTGAGCCAGAACACCCTTGGAAGCTCGGGGTGTGATCTTCTTGCCTATAGCTGGTGTCCAGAGTTTCCTTGCACCCCTAAGGCCAAAATGCCTCCTGTGAGCAATGAGGCTCAACCTCGCTGCTGCCAAACACCGTTCCTATGCTggacagcaaagaaaactcCCTCTAAGAGTCCTGACCAGAGGGTGAACTGATCAGTAGATGTGGATGGGGACAACCCTGGTTTCTCCGGCGGTGACAACCGTGGTGTCTGTTGGCAGGTGCTGCTCTGCAACCCCATCTGTGTGGTGGGCTACGCGCTGGCGTCGTGGCGCTTCTTCAGGGAGCGGATCGAGGAGGAGGAGATCACCCTCATTCACTTCTTCGGAGAAGAGTACCTGGAGTACAAAAGGAAGGTGCCGTCGGGTCTCCCTTTTATTAAAGGAGTCAAAGTGGAGCTGTAATGCAGGTGAAAACCAGCCTGGCAGAGCGGACGCCCGGCTCCAGGCGCCGCAGGGCGAGGGACGACGTGTGGCGCCGGCACCGGGAGCAGCCTGATGGTAAATCCCGGCTGCCCAGGAGGAGCTGGCGAAGGGCTACAGGTCAATACATGATCAGAAGCTCGTTCGTTCTCCTCGAGATAAGTCCTTTGTTGCACATTCAGGGATCTTCCAGATAACTTAGCCTGTAGCGACCCTAAAGAGAATGGAGCCCTCCTGCCCGCTGCATTGTACTGAGACGTCTCcgggcacagctctgccctccccaTGCAGGAAAAGCACTGGGCAGCGCGTCCTTCCTGTGGCATAATcctattttaaagctttctgaCCTTGCGAGCCGGTGGCACAGTGTTAATCTCTTTAGGCCCCATTCCGCAAGCTGTTGCTGGGCTGAGCACAGGAGCCGGCTCTGGCTCCTCGGGCACAGGGACCTGCCCTCTGCCTGCCGGGGAGCTGGCACCGCAGCACCGTCCGGTTCCATCCCAAGCATCAGCGTTCACAGGGAGAACCCTTCCGAGCACCTCTGAAACGCTGCAGGAGAGCGggtcctgctccctcctccctcGGCTGCTGCTGCGGATTCGGGAGCCGCTGTTCCAACCGCCTCTTGTTCCCTCTTCCTGCTTCCAAATCGCGCTGCTTCCTATCCTGCCGGGCCGCCGCCGTCCTGCAGGGATCCCAGGGTTTTGGGTGGGGAAAGAACGGCGGCTGCCGGGCTTGCCCAGGGCTTTAGTGCTCGAGATCCTTGCCTGCTTTTATAGGCCATAGCTGGGATGTCAGCGCTGGTAGGAGCTGCTTCTAGGGGAATTCTCCAGACGGGGATAAAGTCTGGCTAGCTAACGCCATTTTAGACGTGACCATTTTGGAAATGGTTCCTACTCGAGCTTTGTGGTATAACTTATTCTGTCGTTATATACCAAAGAGGATCACTGTTTTCTTGAGTTTTACGTTAATTCTTCCTAGCTGGAATGGAAACGAGCTGCTCATCAGTTCATGCTTGGGGCTTGCGGAGTGCCTTGGTGGAGGTGCTGTGGAATGGCTCAGGAAAGGCGGTGCTGATGGAAAtggctttggtttggttttggtttctttttatataaaaaccaaggaaaaatgTTGCCAACCTCTGTCTGGTGGTTATTTGGAGTTCTCTGGAGGGGCCGGTGACCATCAAACCCGGAACCCTTAATGTTCTAATCCTCAGTGGGTTTGCAGAACACTCCAGGGTGAAGCTCTGTGAGGAGCCAGGAGCTCACCAGGCATGGAGAAGGTGGCCAAAGCTTTAGGACAAGCTGCAGTAGGAGATCACCCTGTACCCCTGTGCCATTGGGATGTTTTCAGACAGCACCAATGCATGAAGCACGGGGTGGTTTTGCTCTGCTGCCGGCTGGCAGGATGCTCCCAGGCCTGGGCCAAGCTCCTGCCTCTGTCCTGCCCcatgggttggggtttttccctcccATGTTTGCATGGCAGCCCCGAGCTGTGCCCAGAGCGACAGAACCAAGCGGACACTGCACTTTGTGCCCGTTTATTTCACTTCTAACACACAAGAGGGACAGTGTGAGGACAATTATACTTTCAGACCAACAAAGTCTccccagggcaggctgcagaCGCTGCGCCCGGGCTGTGCTTCCCCTGCTCGTGGCACAAAGCAAGAGCAGCTCCATGCACTCGGTGTCAGGCTCTATGGCGCAGGCTCTGTCCGGGCGCCGCTCTCAGCCCCGCTTTTCTGCTGGCCCCTGCGGCACTCTTTGCTTTTCGGGGAGCCCCCCTGGGGGCTGGCCGGAGCCCCCTCCCTGCCGCCGGGCGAGGGGTCCCTGTGGAGGGGAAGGCGCCTCGGCAGGGTCCggctgggaaggggatggggggaatTTGGCACCCGAGCACTTGCAATCACCCACCTTGGCGCTGCTTCGCTGTCATCGCAGATCTTGAGCAGCATCTGCACCGGTTCCTCCTTGGGGTCCCGgggctcctgcagcctgtggtgggATGGGTGTAAGCCATGTGTCCCCCCCACTCCCTACCCCAGCAACCCCCCCTGTGCCCC
This genomic window contains:
- the ICMT gene encoding protein-S-isoprenylcysteine O-methyltransferase, which produces MMAAAAGWRGRLGREGRASLAAFLLGASVSALPAALGSPAALLGSPGLRGRMAIALHAAGVNAALLLLYPRPLYKIAVRACFLGFAFGCGLLLSAGRSAWRHFGWYMCSLSLFHYSEYLVTAINNPRSLSLDSFLLNHSFEYNLAALSSWVEFTLEKILFPELKQITWLSTVGLLMVIFGDCLRKAAMLTAGSNFNHIVQNEKSDTHTLVTSGVYGWFRHPSYVGWFYWSIGTQVLLCNPICVVGYALASWRFFRERIEEEEITLIHFFGEEYLEYKRKVPSGLPFIKGVKVEL
- the ACOT7 gene encoding cytosolic acyl coenzyme A thioester hydrolase isoform X2, coding for MSERGAAGPGPAAIQVSRIMRPDDANFAGNVHGGIILKMIEEAGAIISTRHCNSQAGEPCVAALARVERTDFLSPVCIGEVANVSAEITYTSRHSVEVQVNVMSENILTGAKKVTNKATLWYVPLSLKNVNKVVEVPPIQYARKEQEEEGKKRYEEQKLDRLETKQRNGDVIFPIINPEPHTVGYSQSSLIHLVGPSDCTLLGFVHGGVTMKLMDEVAGIVAARHCKTNIVTASVDAINFHEKIKKGSVITISGRMTFTSNKSMEIEVFVDADPFVDEARERYRAVSAFFTYVSLSKEGKPLPVPQLLTETEDEKRRFEEGKGRYLQTKAKRQAQLQQAALQ
- the ACOT7 gene encoding cytosolic acyl coenzyme A thioester hydrolase isoform X1, translated to MSERGAAGPGPAAIQVSRIMRPDDANFAGNVHGGIILKMIEEAGAIISTRHCNSQAGEPCVAALARVERTDFLSPVCIGEVANVSAEITYTSRHSVEVQVNVMSENILTGAKKVTNKATLWYVPLSLKNVNKVVEVPPIQYARKEQEEEGKKRYEEQKLDRLETKQRNGDVIFPIINPDRQTKEPHTVGYSQSSLIHLVGPSDCTLLGFVHGGVTMKLMDEVAGIVAARHCKTNIVTASVDAINFHEKIKKGSVITISGRMTFTSNKSMEIEVFVDADPFVDEARERYRAVSAFFTYVSLSKEGKPLPVPQLLTETEDEKRRFEEGKGRYLQTKAKRQAQLQQAALQ
- the ACOT7 gene encoding cytosolic acyl coenzyme A thioester hydrolase isoform X4, giving the protein MAQHLIRIMRPDDANFAGNVHGGIILKMIEEAGAIISTRHCNSQAGEPCVAALARVERTDFLSPVCIGEVANVSAEITYTSRHSVEVQVNVMSENILTGAKKVTNKATLWYVPLSLKNVNKVVEVPPIQYARKEQEEEGKKRYEEQKLDRLETKQRNGDVIFPIINPEPHTVGYSQSSLIHLVGPSDCTLLGFVHGGVTMKLMDEVAGIVAARHCKTNIVTASVDAINFHEKIKKGSVITISGRMTFTSNKSMEIEVFVDADPFVDEARERYRAVSAFFTYVSLSKEGKPLPVPQLLTETEDEKRRFEEGKGRYLQTKAKRQAQLQQAALQ
- the ACOT7 gene encoding cytosolic acyl coenzyme A thioester hydrolase isoform X3, producing MAQHLIRIMRPDDANFAGNVHGGIILKMIEEAGAIISTRHCNSQAGEPCVAALARVERTDFLSPVCIGEVANVSAEITYTSRHSVEVQVNVMSENILTGAKKVTNKATLWYVPLSLKNVNKVVEVPPIQYARKEQEEEGKKRYEEQKLDRLETKQRNGDVIFPIINPDRQTKEPHTVGYSQSSLIHLVGPSDCTLLGFVHGGVTMKLMDEVAGIVAARHCKTNIVTASVDAINFHEKIKKGSVITISGRMTFTSNKSMEIEVFVDADPFVDEARERYRAVSAFFTYVSLSKEGKPLPVPQLLTETEDEKRRFEEGKGRYLQTKAKRQAQLQQAALQ